TATCGTTGGTTTTGGAATCTTCAAGCTCGTCGCCCCCTTCTCCGTCGAAAGCTACTTGTGTAAGTTATCTTATTCACAATTATACCACACCTTTTCTGTTCGGGTCAACGAGACCGAAGGTGGAGAAACAATTAGAATTAAATTGGGAACGTTTATAGTCCCAACTCAAAGGTTGCGAGAAGAACCTTAAACCTTCCGGGTTGACGATACGAAGTTTCAACGACCAAGAAGTAGTTGCAAATCCTTTGAGGACTCGCACAATCGGTGCACCATCCCGTTTTAGAACAAGGGGTTTCCAAGTTCAAACGCTTAGAGTTCATTGGGGATATGTACCGAATTCTCTCTCTGGCACTCTGGACGTCCGGTACGAGCTTATTGACGCTCGCAACTATAATCACATTTTTCGGACCAAAGCAGAGTGCTGCCACCCTGTTACCGTTCCCGTCAAGGAAAACAAGTTTACCGTCTTCCGTAATCGCGTTGGCACTGCATAGATAGTAATCTGCCCCAAAGGATTTTAGTTCAATCTCACGCCTTTCTTCGGCACTTTTTACGCTGTACCTATCGAGGAAGTTGTAACTTCCGTTTCTCAGAAGCTCTAAAACACCCGTTTCCTGAAGAGATAGTGAGCCACCTACCGCAACGGTTGAACCTGGAGCAATCAATTCTTCAATGGTTTTCAAAAGTTCCTCCCGACTTTTTACGATCCAACTTTCAAAGCCTCTTTTCTTGAGTTCAGACACGAGCTTTTCGGCCAACTTTTCGTACTTCCAGCTGTAGAGTTGTTCGCGCACAGTAGTCCACCCCTTTTTAACGTATCCAGGTTTTAATTCGATTATATTTTACTCACTTTGTGATCAAGATGACGGTACTGTGAGGTTGTGCCAAGTAATGCCCGGCAACAGGCTCCGGTGTATCAAGGAAATCCGAAGGGTAGGGTTTTGACGTATCCACAACACGGTACCAACGTTTTCCGTGGATAGGTGGAAGTACGAAATTCAGGGGTTCCTTCCACTGGTTTAGTATCACGTAGATATCATCGTCGATCGTTTCTCCCTTTACAGGATCAAACCCGGATATCATGAACGCAATCGAGTGCGAGAAGTAACTCAAATCTGGCTCAAATGGATTCACACCGTGCCACGTGATGTCCGTTATCAAATTCCCAAACTTATCGTACCTTTGATAAAAACACTCTCTTTTCAACGCGGGATGGGATTTTCTAAAGTGAATCATCTTTTTCACGAAATCGAATATATCCCTGTGTTTTTCCTTTAGTGTCCAGTCAAGCCAAGTTGTTTCGTTATCCTGACAGTACGCGTTGTTGTTACCGTACTGGGTTCTGAACATCTCGTCACCCATGAGGATCATGGGGGTGCCGTGTGAAACCATCAGTATAGCGAAGAAATTCTTCACCTGCTGCTTTCTTATGCGGATTATTTCTGGATCATCCGTGTCACCTTCGA
This region of Fervidobacterium thailandense genomic DNA includes:
- a CDS encoding lactate utilization protein, which gives rise to MREQLYSWKYEKLAEKLVSELKKRGFESWIVKSREELLKTIEELIAPGSTVAVGGSLSLQETGVLELLRNGSYNFLDRYSVKSAEERREIELKSFGADYYLCSANAITEDGKLVFLDGNGNRVAALCFGPKNVIIVASVNKLVPDVQSARERIRYISPMNSKRLNLETPCSKTGWCTDCASPQRICNYFLVVETSYRQPGRFKVLLATFELGL